From the genome of Brevibacterium sp. JSBI002, one region includes:
- a CDS encoding CaiB/BaiF CoA transferase family protein: MEDQDLQEMFGRRGTGPLAGTIVADFSRVLAGPYATMMLADLGATVIKVEGKTGDDTRHWAPPRRGEDATYFLTANRNKHSVVLDFKDSEDLSFAQQLAARADVLVENFKAGGLAKYGLDYETVSAVNPGIVYASVTGFGRDNPQPGYDLLIQGLSGFMSVTGSEESGPVKAGVAVVDVITGLHTAVGILGALNHRKDTGVGQLVETNLLSSALSGLANQTSAYVAGGVVPQAMGNKHPSLYPYQPMPTAEGQIIIACGNDKQFARLAEVLGHPEWAEDVRFANFADRNVNRDDLEPELIAALSEKTNQEWFDILTEAGLPCAPINSIAQGVDLASSLGLEPVAEAGQGDRVIPTVANPIRLSETPPSYELAPPTLGDSTEAVKAWLRSQS; the protein is encoded by the coding sequence GTGGAAGACCAGGATCTGCAGGAGATGTTCGGCCGGCGAGGGACGGGGCCGCTGGCCGGAACCATCGTCGCCGATTTCTCCCGAGTCCTCGCCGGCCCCTACGCGACGATGATGCTTGCGGATCTGGGCGCCACGGTCATCAAAGTGGAGGGGAAGACCGGGGACGATACACGTCACTGGGCGCCGCCTCGGCGAGGGGAAGATGCGACGTATTTCCTCACGGCGAACCGGAACAAGCACTCCGTCGTCCTCGATTTCAAGGACTCCGAGGACCTCTCCTTCGCTCAGCAGCTCGCCGCTCGTGCGGATGTGCTCGTGGAGAACTTCAAGGCCGGGGGACTGGCGAAGTACGGCCTCGACTACGAGACGGTCAGCGCGGTCAATCCTGGCATCGTCTACGCCTCGGTGACGGGTTTCGGCCGCGACAACCCGCAGCCGGGCTACGATCTGCTCATCCAGGGTCTGTCCGGATTCATGTCGGTCACCGGCTCCGAGGAGTCGGGCCCGGTCAAGGCCGGTGTCGCCGTCGTCGACGTGATCACGGGACTGCATACGGCGGTCGGCATCCTCGGTGCGCTCAACCATCGCAAGGACACCGGGGTCGGTCAGCTCGTCGAGACGAATCTGCTGTCCTCGGCGCTGTCCGGGCTGGCGAACCAGACCTCGGCCTATGTGGCCGGCGGCGTCGTGCCGCAGGCGATGGGCAACAAGCACCCGAGCCTCTACCCGTACCAGCCGATGCCCACGGCGGAGGGCCAGATCATCATCGCGTGCGGCAACGATAAGCAGTTCGCCCGCCTCGCCGAGGTGCTCGGCCACCCGGAATGGGCGGAAGACGTTCGGTTCGCGAACTTCGCCGACCGCAACGTCAACCGCGATGACCTCGAACCCGAGCTCATCGCGGCGCTGAGTGAGAAGACGAACCAGGAATGGTTCGACATCCTCACCGAGGCGGGGCTGCCCTGTGCGCCGATCAACTCGATCGCCCAAGGTGTGGACCTGGCATCGTCGCTGGGACTCGAGCCCGTCGCCGAGGCGGGTCAGGGCGATCGCGTCATCCCCACCGTGGCCAACCCGATCCGGTTGTCCGAGACCCCGCCCAGCTACGAACTGGCTCCACCGACGCTCGGCGACTCCACCGAAGCGGTCAAGGCGTGGCTGCGTTCACAGAGCTGA
- a CDS encoding agmatine/peptidylarginine deiminase: MTLHMPAETAAQDRVWMAFPSSGYTLGDTEVEAEAARATWAAVARATSEFTPVTVVVTSAQTDHAKRHLGEGIAHPITIVNAELDDAWMRDIGPSFVIDEAGALRAVDWVFNGWGAQEWATWDHDQHIGEFVAGLARASVVSSDLRNEGGGFHVDGQGTVLATRSVQLDPGRNPNLTEADVEAEFARTIGAKKVIWLDRGLHRDNQTFGTRGHVDIVATMPSPGVVLVHDQRNPEHPDYEFSRALKEQFAAETTADGTAFEVVPIPAPEVLRDEEGWVDYSYVNHLVTNGGVIACTFDDPMDAEAAAVLERVYPGRKVVGVDARELFARGGGIHCITQQQPSLD; the protein is encoded by the coding sequence ATGACGTTGCACATGCCGGCGGAGACCGCCGCCCAGGACCGAGTCTGGATGGCGTTCCCATCCTCCGGCTACACGCTCGGCGATACGGAGGTCGAAGCCGAAGCCGCCCGCGCCACCTGGGCCGCCGTTGCCCGCGCCACCAGCGAGTTCACACCGGTCACGGTCGTCGTGACCAGCGCACAGACCGACCATGCCAAGCGCCACCTCGGCGAGGGGATCGCTCATCCGATCACAATCGTCAACGCCGAACTCGACGATGCGTGGATGCGCGATATCGGGCCGAGCTTCGTCATCGACGAAGCCGGGGCACTGCGCGCAGTCGATTGGGTATTCAACGGCTGGGGCGCGCAGGAGTGGGCAACGTGGGATCACGATCAGCACATCGGGGAGTTCGTGGCGGGCCTGGCCAGGGCTTCTGTGGTGTCGTCGGATCTGCGCAACGAAGGCGGCGGATTCCACGTCGACGGGCAGGGCACGGTGCTGGCCACGCGGAGCGTCCAGCTTGATCCGGGCCGGAACCCGAACCTGACCGAGGCCGATGTGGAGGCTGAATTCGCGCGCACGATCGGAGCGAAGAAGGTCATCTGGCTCGACCGGGGTCTGCACCGGGACAATCAGACCTTCGGCACGCGTGGGCACGTCGATATCGTGGCCACGATGCCCAGCCCCGGCGTCGTCCTCGTCCACGATCAGCGCAATCCCGAACATCCGGACTACGAATTCAGTCGCGCGCTCAAGGAGCAGTTCGCGGCCGAGACCACCGCCGACGGCACGGCCTTCGAAGTGGTGCCGATCCCGGCTCCCGAGGTGCTGCGCGACGAGGAAGGGTGGGTCGACTATTCGTATGTCAATCACCTCGTCACCAACGGCGGGGTCATCGCCTGCACCTTCGACGATCCGATGGACGCCGAGGCGGCAGCCGTGCTCGAGCGCGTCTACCCGGGGCGGAAGGTCGTCGGAGTCGATGCGCGTGAACTCTTCGCCCGCGGTGGCGGAATCCACTGCATCACCCAGCAGCAGCCGAGTCTCGACTGA
- the cls gene encoding cardiolipin synthase: MSSFGIYPFLNINQAWPNWLIIILLLVDMIIRIIALGWIPHNRRPSVALGWLLAIFLIPYVGIAAFLLLGSSKLPKRRRDKQAKMNDLFRDQIRHQAIVGRQDHMSEPLSTAAQLNFDLGALPMTHGNSFDLHVDNHACMEAMADAVARAQRFVHFEFYIVAIDDTTRRLLESLLAAHRRGVSVRVLIDHVGSLGYPGYSELVKKLDGSGISWRRALPIRPWKGEYQRPDLRNHRKILVVDGEVAFTGSQNIIDRTYNKARNRRKGFQWKDLSVECRGPVVEELDAVFITDWYSETDEILDEPDSFELEAPEFGGIQAQIVPSGPGFEDENNLRLFNHLIYNANRRVVVCSPYFVPDESLLHALTTEARSGVDVRLYVGETSDHWLTHKAQQSYYDELVRAGVRIFMYHAPTVLHSKFLIIDDEVSIIGSSNMDERSFAMNLEVTLFIVNKEFTQRMYDLEAERYAPNSVELNAEEWRSRSLLKKYLENVARLTSSLL, encoded by the coding sequence ATGAGCAGTTTCGGGATCTATCCGTTCCTCAACATCAACCAGGCTTGGCCGAACTGGCTGATCATCATCCTGCTGTTGGTCGACATGATCATCCGCATCATCGCGCTCGGGTGGATTCCGCACAATCGCAGGCCGTCGGTCGCGCTCGGCTGGCTGCTTGCGATCTTCCTCATCCCGTATGTGGGCATTGCGGCGTTCCTGCTGCTGGGGTCGTCGAAGCTGCCGAAGCGGCGGCGGGACAAGCAGGCGAAGATGAATGACCTCTTCCGCGATCAGATCCGCCACCAGGCGATCGTCGGACGCCAGGACCATATGTCCGAACCGCTGAGTACCGCAGCGCAGCTCAACTTCGACCTCGGTGCCCTGCCGATGACCCACGGCAACTCCTTCGACCTCCACGTCGACAACCACGCCTGCATGGAGGCGATGGCCGATGCCGTCGCCCGAGCACAGCGGTTCGTCCACTTCGAGTTCTACATCGTCGCCATCGACGACACGACGAGGCGGCTGCTCGAATCGCTGCTGGCCGCGCACCGGCGCGGTGTGAGTGTACGGGTCCTCATCGACCATGTTGGATCGCTGGGCTACCCGGGCTATTCGGAGCTGGTGAAGAAGCTCGACGGTTCGGGCATCAGCTGGCGCCGTGCCCTGCCGATCCGCCCTTGGAAGGGCGAGTACCAGCGGCCCGACCTGCGCAATCACCGCAAGATCCTCGTCGTCGACGGGGAGGTCGCGTTCACCGGTTCGCAGAACATCATCGACCGCACCTACAACAAGGCTCGAAACCGCCGGAAGGGCTTCCAGTGGAAGGACCTGTCGGTGGAATGTCGTGGGCCGGTCGTCGAAGAGCTCGATGCCGTGTTCATCACCGACTGGTATTCGGAGACCGACGAGATCCTCGACGAACCCGACAGCTTCGAGCTCGAAGCTCCCGAATTCGGCGGCATCCAGGCGCAGATCGTGCCGTCGGGCCCCGGCTTCGAGGACGAGAACAATCTGCGCCTGTTCAACCACCTCATCTACAACGCGAATCGTCGCGTCGTCGTCTGCTCGCCGTATTTCGTGCCCGACGAGTCCCTGCTGCACGCGCTGACGACTGAGGCCAGATCGGGAGTCGATGTGCGCCTCTACGTCGGTGAGACGAGCGACCATTGGCTGACACACAAGGCGCAGCAGTCCTATTATGACGAGCTGGTGCGCGCCGGGGTGCGGATCTTCATGTATCACGCCCCGACCGTGCTGCATTCGAAGTTCCTCATCATCGACGACGAGGTCTCGATCATCGGTTCGTCGAATATGGATGAACGGTCCTTCGCGATGAACCTCGAGGTCACCCTCTTCATCGTCAACAAGGAATTCACTCAGCGCATGTACGACCTCGAAGCCGAACGCTATGCACCGAACTCCGTTGAGCTCAATGCCGAGGAATGGCGGTCGCGGTCGCTGCTGAAGAAGTATCTGGAGAACGTCGCCCGGCTGACGAGTTCGCTGCTGTAG
- a CDS encoding NUDIX hydrolase, producing MIRDINPEGSDRSDTADSASRGPDIADAEAVPIRPAVSVLMLRDGDQGIEVFVQHRVSTMDFAAGVVVFPGGRVDPVDATTAPTITVPDPQVHTSAWSDSTIAEDAEGWRVLLATAVREVEEETGAVLDPAGLKPWANWVTPLGRPKRFDTYFYTIAAPELAAAQHQTTEAHTSEWRSVTGILAEEGAGRLKLMRPTFVLLRELSEFSTVAEAITADRIIDPVRPEFPSNRGS from the coding sequence GTGATTCGAGACATCAACCCCGAGGGTTCCGACCGTTCGGATACCGCCGACAGCGCGAGCCGCGGTCCCGATATCGCCGACGCCGAGGCGGTCCCGATCAGGCCCGCTGTCAGCGTGCTTATGCTCCGCGACGGGGACCAGGGGATCGAGGTGTTCGTCCAGCACCGGGTATCGACGATGGATTTCGCCGCCGGCGTCGTCGTCTTCCCCGGCGGTCGCGTCGACCCCGTCGATGCGACGACCGCACCGACCATCACCGTCCCCGACCCGCAGGTGCACACCTCCGCATGGTCCGATTCGACCATCGCCGAGGATGCCGAGGGTTGGCGCGTCCTGCTCGCCACTGCTGTGCGCGAAGTCGAGGAGGAGACGGGCGCGGTCCTCGACCCGGCCGGACTCAAGCCGTGGGCGAACTGGGTGACGCCGTTGGGTCGGCCCAAACGCTTCGATACGTACTTCTATACGATCGCGGCTCCCGAACTCGCCGCCGCCCAGCACCAGACGACGGAGGCGCACACGAGCGAGTGGCGCTCGGTGACCGGGATCCTCGCAGAGGAGGGAGCCGGACGGCTGAAGCTCATGCGTCCGACGTTCGTACTGCTGCGTGAGCTCTCCGAATTCTCCACCGTCGCCGAGGCGATCACCGCAGACCGGATCATCGACCCCGTCCGCCCGGAGTTCCCCTCCAACCGCGGTTCTTAG
- a CDS encoding enoyl-CoA hydratase-related protein: MSETTNSTVVYAITDGVAHVEIDRADKLNSLTREVFEDLVEAGLALKDSSEVKAVVLSGRGRAFSAGLDFTEMARIAEAGAATRSSAEEAAERDAGESGAADSVATAVDIGERLGSARALAQKAVHVWSLVEVPVIAAVRGAALGGGLQIALGADMRVAGPDAKLSLMELNWGIIPDMCGTQLLPRLVGPAQAKKLIVTADTIGAEEALRIGLVEEVVEDPLARALELAGQIAGQSRSALVWAKRLVDLSYDSDFSIGLDAEQEALAALLGTDEQKQVVATRLAAMKARAKG; this comes from the coding sequence ATGTCCGAGACCACCAACTCGACCGTCGTCTACGCGATCACCGACGGCGTCGCCCACGTCGAGATCGACCGTGCCGACAAGCTCAATTCGCTCACCCGCGAGGTATTCGAAGACCTCGTCGAGGCGGGGCTGGCACTGAAAGATTCGAGCGAAGTCAAGGCCGTGGTCCTGTCCGGTCGCGGTCGTGCCTTCAGCGCCGGGCTCGACTTCACCGAGATGGCCCGGATCGCCGAGGCCGGAGCAGCGACCCGCTCATCCGCTGAGGAAGCGGCCGAGCGGGACGCCGGTGAGTCCGGTGCGGCGGACTCCGTGGCCACCGCCGTCGATATCGGTGAGCGACTCGGTTCGGCCCGGGCACTGGCGCAGAAAGCCGTGCATGTGTGGTCGCTCGTCGAAGTTCCGGTCATCGCAGCGGTGCGTGGGGCGGCGCTCGGCGGGGGGCTGCAGATCGCACTCGGCGCGGACATGCGTGTGGCCGGACCCGATGCGAAGCTCTCACTCATGGAACTCAATTGGGGGATCATCCCCGATATGTGCGGCACCCAGCTGCTGCCACGACTCGTGGGACCGGCTCAGGCGAAGAAGCTCATCGTCACCGCCGATACGATCGGTGCCGAAGAAGCTCTGCGCATCGGCCTCGTCGAAGAGGTCGTCGAGGACCCTCTGGCTCGTGCTCTCGAACTGGCCGGGCAGATCGCGGGCCAGTCTCGGTCGGCGCTGGTGTGGGCGAAGCGGCTCGTCGACCTGTCCTATGACTCCGATTTCAGCATCGGTCTCGACGCCGAACAGGAAGCGCTCGCCGCGCTGTTGGGCACCGACGAGCAGAAGCAGGTCGTCGCCACTCGCCTGGCCGCGATGAAGGCACGTGCCAAAGGCTGA
- a CDS encoding MFS transporter yields MSTGEPSPTSTRRTVAAVFLAGVSVFLVLYETQGLLPAIRDAYGIDGPTASLTVSATNVAMACFLIPFSMLAPRIGHARQIGAGVIVAAILALVLPFTPTPELLIVVRFLQGVAIASVPATAMAYLSLRLPPAALPGAIGVYIAGNTIGGLCSRLLTGLASEFLGWHGGLAFTAAVSLIFGLIVVWLLRHDLFSTARSRAVLDTDDSAPSDTDPTLTEAADPDAVAAGDGSASNALADGNDVAAATDGSVDDDADSAGDATDDGGAGSAQPPRRAIPLRGGLWRIYLTGFLCMIVFGGSFTMLGTRLQQDPWHLSEGAVALFFLIYLVGTVVTTYYGRLATKYPRTRITLAGMVIALAGAGLTLVDSLVVIIIGMSLLTAGFFLGHTGASAAASAARPGVDSTRSAAIYLTVYYLGTSLGAWLSAVLFADFAWPGVVAMCASSLIVVFVLTLTGAPLGFRKRS; encoded by the coding sequence TCCTCGTCCTCTACGAGACCCAGGGCCTGCTGCCGGCGATCCGGGACGCCTACGGAATCGACGGTCCGACGGCGAGCCTGACCGTGTCCGCGACGAACGTGGCCATGGCTTGCTTCCTCATCCCGTTCTCCATGCTCGCCCCGCGCATCGGCCACGCCCGCCAGATCGGTGCCGGAGTGATCGTTGCGGCGATCCTCGCGCTCGTCCTTCCCTTCACTCCGACCCCGGAGCTGCTCATCGTCGTCCGGTTCCTGCAGGGCGTGGCGATCGCCTCGGTGCCGGCCACGGCCATGGCCTACCTGTCCCTGCGCCTGCCACCCGCCGCCCTGCCCGGAGCGATCGGCGTCTACATCGCCGGCAACACGATCGGCGGGCTCTGCTCGAGGCTGCTCACCGGGCTGGCGTCGGAATTCCTCGGCTGGCACGGCGGGCTTGCGTTCACCGCGGCCGTGTCGCTGATCTTCGGGCTCATCGTCGTCTGGCTGCTGCGCCACGATCTCTTCTCCACCGCCCGCAGCCGGGCCGTCCTCGACACGGACGATTCCGCTCCGTCCGATACGGATCCCACCCTCACCGAGGCGGCCGACCCTGACGCTGTCGCCGCAGGTGACGGCAGTGCCAGCAATGCTCTCGCCGACGGTAATGACGTCGCGGCCGCCACCGATGGGTCCGTCGACGACGATGCCGACTCTGCCGGGGACGCCACCGACGACGGTGGGGCTGGGAGCGCGCAGCCGCCTCGGCGAGCGATTCCGCTGCGCGGAGGTCTGTGGCGGATCTACCTCACCGGGTTCCTGTGCATGATCGTCTTCGGCGGATCGTTCACGATGCTCGGCACCCGCCTGCAGCAGGATCCGTGGCACCTGAGCGAGGGCGCAGTCGCCCTGTTCTTTCTCATCTACCTCGTCGGCACCGTCGTCACCACGTATTACGGCCGCTTGGCCACGAAGTACCCACGCACTCGGATCACCCTGGCGGGGATGGTCATCGCGCTCGCCGGTGCGGGGCTGACTCTGGTCGATTCGCTCGTGGTGATCATCATCGGCATGTCGCTGCTCACCGCCGGATTCTTCCTCGGACATACGGGTGCTTCCGCGGCGGCGAGTGCCGCCCGGCCGGGAGTCGACTCGACCCGTTCCGCAGCCATCTACCTCACCGTCTACTACCTGGGTACGAGCCTCGGCGCCTGGCTCTCGGCGGTCCTCTTCGCCGACTTCGCTTGGCCGGGAGTCGTCGCCATGTGCGCGAGCTCCCTCATCGTGGTCTTCGTCTTGACCTTGACCGGTGCTCCGCTAGGCTTCAGGAAACGCAGCTGA